From Rhea pennata isolate bPtePen1 chromosome 26, bPtePen1.pri, whole genome shotgun sequence, the proteins below share one genomic window:
- the CCR10 gene encoding C-C chemokine receptor type 10 — protein MQCPMQCRAAYHEARCAVKCSTPCSAALHRPVLAQAPSVQATPSPMAMEPTATTDFYSWTEEYLWEDGALPELCEKESVQGFARTYQPAVYLLLSLLGVAGNGLVLLTHTRYRRAHSITDVCLLHLALSDLLLLLTLPFAVTVTLQGWAPGTAACKALQGLYALNFYSGFLFLTCISVDRYVAIVRLPAACRLRPRARRYGWLVAGLAWLLAALLALPQFIYGQAEQHQDLRLCRVVFPSAVSRAARGATNLAQVLLGFAVPFLVMACCYTAVARTLLAARGAQPHRALRVLLALVLVFVALQLPHSLMVLLDTAELLASWEASCAQSRRKDLALLVTGGLAYLRCCLNPLLYAFLGQRFRRELWLLASDAGCVGPIDPRCSSCPSPRRRSSLSTCQDVA, from the coding sequence ATGCAGTGTCCCATGCAGTGCCGTGCAGCATACCATGAAGCACGCTGTGCAGTGAAGTGCAGCACACCGTGCAGCGCCGCGCTGCACAGACCTGTTCTGGCTCAGGCTCCCTCTGTGCAggccacccccagccccatggccaTGGAGCCCACTGCCACCACCGACTTCTACTCCTGGACAGAGGAGTACTTGTGGGAGGACGGCGCACTGCCCGAGCTGTGCGAGAAGGAGTCCGTGCAGGGCTTCGCCCGCACCTACCAGCCAGCCGTCTACCTGCTGCTCTCGCTGCTGGGAGTCGCAGGGAACGGGCTGGTGCTGCTCACACACACCCGCTACCGCAGGGCACACAGCATCACCGACGTCTGCCTGCTGCACCTGGCCCTCTCcgacctgctgctgctgctgacgCTGCCCTTTGCCGTCACCGTCACGCTGCAGGGCTGGGCCCCGGGCACAGCTGCCTGCAAGGCCCTGCAGGGCCTCTATGCCCTCAACTTCTACAGCggcttcctcttcctcacctGCATCAGCGTGGACCGCTACGTGGCCATCGTGCGGCTGCCGGCCGCCTGCCGCCTGCGCCCGCGGGCTCGCCGCTATGGCTGGCTCGTGGCGGGGCTGGCCTGGCTGCTGGCCGCGCTGCTGGCCCTGCCCCAGTTCATCTACGGCCAAGCGGAGCAGCATCAGGACCTTCGGCTCTGCCGAGTGGTCTTCCCGTCGGCCGTCTcccgggcggcccggggggccACCAACCTGGCCCAGGTGCTACTGGGCTTCGCTGTGCCCTTCCTGGTGATGGCCTGCTGCTACACTGCCGTGGCCCGCACGCTGCTGGCGGCCCGTGGCGCCCAGCCCCACCGGGCGCTGCGCGTGCTGCTGGCCCTCGTGCTGGTCTTCGTGGCCCTgcagctgccccacagcctcATGGTGCTGCTGGACACGGCCGAGCTGCTGGCCAGCTGGgaggccagctgtgcccagagCCGCCGCAAGGACCTGGCGCTGCTGGTCACCGGCGGGCTGGCCTACCTGCGCTGCTGCCTCAACCCGCTGCTCTACGCCTTCCTGGGCCAGCGCTTCCGCCGCGAGCTGTGGCTGCTGGCCAGCGACGCCGGCTGCGTGGGGCCCATCGACCCACGCTGCTCCAGCTGCCCCAGTCCCCGCCGGCGGAGCTCGCTCTCCACCTGCCAGGACGTGGCGTAG
- the PLEKHH3 gene encoding pleckstrin homology domain-containing family H member 3, giving the protein MPFPGGLWWLLCCRQGFTLLRRDYGEADREADGEAEEEAASFELRAQGDQGSLEVSLSQPTRTSSGSERSLLVSEEMRSLIAEKGPGPVEDEPDALVKGWLQREVRGGTKTPWLRPRKYWFVLTPDSLDYYSSSEKGAKRLGSLVLTSLCSVLWPDKQTYKETGYWSVTVFGRKHCYRLYAERLGEAARWARAVQRVIESKAPVQTPTQLLMRDVEEHGGSAEALEQIYRCNPILRYTSSPLYAPLLPFPYGGPDPRAPGARGYAAPRDEAVRLFNSLQQLESERDPAPLIQGVLQTCLDLPPLVDEVYCQLVKQTTEPPAPGGPGDLRYWQLLTCMSCTFLPSPPVLRFLRSHLDRTERRAPASETARYAGFIRAALGKTQGRECVPSLDEILVLTRRQEMVCTVHCPGAAACRVAISSHTTAAEVAQELVRRLGLSQSPNLFALYEQSRLREQPVGSATLLADVLTRFENLAGQEREQDPPCRLCFKHYGFLDTENVPRDSLEFALLFEQAHEMVLRGRVPASEETLQTLAALRLQSLSGDFSTHAPCPRLEELFPAGALRARLRAARPPAPPARRPGARLRAGLLAGGLWGQALAKQRAERDQRLRGRLREEGAAVLAGIVEKWKLLQGMGRPEAVAAYVALVREWPGFGSTLFDVELRGSPPAATQRLWLGVGAKAVSLYKPGEPEPLDTFCYGRISSFGASGGSTFRLSLEDRDLLFETSQVEEIAQLLGTYLAVLGARRPPHAEEPTGSHAPKPALAPEPWPHRPPSGTFLS; this is encoded by the exons atGCCGTTCCCCGGCGGGCTCTGGTGGCTGCTGTGCTGCCGGCAGGGCTTCACGCTGCTGCGGCGCGACTACGGCGAGGCGGACCGGGAGGCGGACGGCGAGGCCGAGGAGGAGGCGGCGTCCTTCGAGCTCCGCGCACAGGGCGACCAG GGATCCCTGGAGGTGAGCCTGAGCCAGCCCACCCGCACCAGCAGCGGCTCGGAGCG GTCCCTGCTGGTGTCGGAGGAGATGCGCAGCCTCATTGCGGAGAAGGGACCGGGGCCAGTGGAGGACGAGCCTGATGCTCTGGTGAAAG gctggCTGCAGCGGGAGGTGCGGGGCGGCACGAAGACCCCCTGGCTCCGGCCGCGGAAGTACTGGTTCGTGCTGACGCCCGACTCCCTGGACTACTACAGCAGCAGCGAGAAGGGGGCCAAGCGGCTGGGCTCCCTGGTGCTCACCAGCCTCTGCTCCGTGCTCTGGCCCGACAAGCAGACCTACAAGGAGACAG GCTACTGGAGCGTGACGGTGTTCGGCAGGAAGCACTGCTACCGCCTGTACGCGGAGCGGCTCGGCGAGGCCGCGCGCTGGGCGCGCGCCGTGCAGCGGGTCATCGAGAGCAAGGCCCCGGTGCAGACGCCCACGCAGCTGCTCATGCGGGACGTGGAG GAGCACGGCGGCAGCGCCGAGGCCCTGGAGCAGATCTACCGCTGCAACCCGATCCTGCGCTACACCAGCAGCCCTCTCTACGCGCCGCTGCTGCCCTTCCCCTACGGCGGCCCGGACCCGCGCG cccccggcgcccgcggctACGCCGCGCCGCGCGACGAGGCCGTGAGGCTCTTCAACtcgctgcagcagctggagtcGGAGCGGGACCCGGCGCCGCTGATCCAGGGCGTCCTGCAGACCTGCCTGGACCTGCCGCCGCTGGTGGACGAGGTCTACTGCCAGCTGGTGAAGCAGACgacggagccgccggcgccgggcgggccgggcgACCTGCGCTACTGGCAGCTGCTCACCTGCATGAGCTGCACCTTCCTGCCCTCGCCGCCCGTGCTGCGCTTCCTGCGCTCCCACCTGGACAG GACCGAGCGCCGGGCGCCTGCCTCGGAGACGGCCAGGTACGCCGGCTTCATCCGGGCGGCGCTGGGCAAGACGCAGGGGCGGGAGTGCGTGCCCTCGCTGGACGAGATCCTGGTGCTGACGCGGCGGCAGGAGATGGTCTGCACCGTGCActgccccggggcggccgcctgCCGCGTGGCCATCAGCTCCCACACCACCGCCGCCGAG GTGGCCCAGGAGCTGGTGCGGCGCCTGGGGCTCTCGCAGAGCCCCAACCTCTTCGCGCTCTACGAGCAGTCgcggctgcgggagcagccCGTGGGCAGCGCCACGCTGCTGGCCGACGTCCTCACCAGGTTTGAAAA CCTGGCCGGGCAGGAGCGGGAGCAGGACCCGCCGTGCAGGCTCTGCTTCAAGCACTACGGCTTCCTGGACACGGAGAACGTCCCGCGCGACAGCCTGGAGTTCGCCCTGCTCTTCGAGCAG GCGCACGAGATGGTGCTGCGGGGCCGGGTGCCCGCCTCGGAGGAGACGCTGCAGACGCTGGCGGCCCTGCGCCTGCAGAGCCTCAGCGGCGACTTCTCCACCCACGCGCCCTGCCCGCGCCTGGAGGAGCTGTTCCCGGCCGGAGCGCTGCGCGCCCGCCTGcgggccgcccggcccccggcgcccccggcccgccgccccggggcccggctgcgcgcggggctgctggcCGGCGGGCTCTGGGGCCAGGCGCTGGCCAAGCAGCGCGCCGAGCGGGACCAGCGCCTGCGGGGCCGCCTGCGGGAGGAGGGCGCCGCCGTCCTGGCTGGCATCGTGGAGAAGTggaagctgctgcagggcaTGGGCCGGCCCGAGGCCGTGGCCGCCTACGTGGCGCTGGTCCGCGAGTGGCCCGGCTTCGGCTCCACGCTCTTCGACGTGGAGCTGCGCGGG AGCCCGCCGGCGGCCACCCAGCGCCTGTGGCTGGGCGTCGGGGCCAAGGCCGTGTCGCTCTACAAGCCGGGCGAGCCCGAGCCCCTGGACACCTTCTGCTACGGCCGCATCTCCTCCTTCGGCGCCTCGGGCGGCAGCACCTTCCGCCTCTCCCTGGAGGACCGGGACCTGCTCTTCGAGACCTCCCAG GTGGAGGAGATCGCCCAGCTCCTCGGCACCTACCTGGCCGTGCtgggcgcccggcgcccgccccacGCAGAGGAGCCGACCGGCAGCCACGCGCCCAAGCCCGCCCTGGCGCCCGAGCCCTGGCCGCACCGGCCGCCCTCGGGCACCTTCCTCAGCTAG
- the TUBG1 gene encoding tubulin gamma-1 chain, whose protein sequence is MPREIITLQLGQCGNQIGFEFWKQLCAEHGISPEGIVEEFATEGTDRKDVFFYQADDEHYIPRAVLLDLEPRVIHSILNSPYANLYNPENIYLSEHGGGAGNNWASGFSQGEKIHEDIFDIIDREADGSDSLEGFVLCHSIAGGTGSGLGSYLLERLNDRYPKKLVETYSVFPNQDEMSDVVVQPYNSLLTLKRLTQNADCVVVLDNTALNRIATDRLHIQNPSFSQINQLVSTIMSASTTTLRYPGYMNNDLIGLIASLIPTPRLHFLMTGYTPLTTDQSVASVRKTTVLDVMRRLLQPKNVMVSTGRDRQTNHCYIAILNIIQGEVDPTQVHKSLQRIRERKLANFIPWGPASIQVALSRKSPYLPSAHRVSGLMMANHTNISSLFERTCRQYDKLRKREAFLEQFRKEDIFKDNFDELDNSREIVQQLIDEYHAATRPDYISWGTQEQ, encoded by the exons ATGCCGCGGGAGATCATCACCCTGCAGCTGGGCCAGTGCGGCAACCAGA TCGGCTTCGAGTTCTGGAAGCAGCTCTGCGCCGAGCACGGCATCAGCCCCGAGGGCATTGTGGAGGAGTTCGCCACCGAGGGCACCGATCGCAAGGACGTCTTCTTCTACCAG GCAGATGATGAGCACTATATCCCACGAGCTGTGCTTCTGGACCTGGAGCCCCGAGTTATCCACTCCATCCTGAACTCCCCTTATGCCAACCTCTACAACCCAGAAAACATCTACCTGTCTGAGCATGGAGGGGGAGCTGGGAACAACTGGGCCAGTGGTTTCTCACAG GGAGAAAAAATCCATGAAGATATTTTTGACATAATAGACAGAGAAGCTGATGGGAGTGACAGTTTGGAA ggatTTGTGCTTTGCCACTCCATTGCTGGTGGAACAGGCTCTGGGCTGGGCTCATATCTCCTTGAGAGGCTGAATGACAG GTATCCCAAGAAGCTGGTGGAGACCTACTCGGTTTTCCCAAACCAGGATGAGATGAGCGATGTTGTAGTGCAGCCATACAACTCTCTGCTGACACTCAAGAGGCTGACTCAGAACGCTGACTGCGTG gTGGTTCTAGACAACACGGCCTTGAATCGGATTGCGACAGACAGGCTGCACATTCAAAACCCATCATTCTCCCAGATCAACCAATTG GTTTCTACCATCATGTCAGCCAGCACCACCACACTTAGGTATCCTGGCTACATGAACAACGACCTCATTGGGCTGATTGCCTCACTTATCCCAACACCCCGCCTGCACTTCCTCATGACGGGCTACACACCTCTCACCACAGACCAGTCG GTGGCCAGTGTGAGGAAAACCACAGTCCTGGATGTGATGaggaggctcctgcagcctAAAAACGTGATGGTGTCCACAGGGCGAGACAGGCAAACCAACCACTGCTACATCGCCATACTCAACATCATCCAGGGGGAGGTGGACCCCACACAG GTTCACAAGAGTCTACAGCGAATCCGTGAGAGGAAGCTGGCAAATTTCATTCCCTGGGGCCCTGCCAGCATCCAGGTGGCTTTGTCCCGGAAGTCCCCCTACCTGCCATCTGCACACCGTGTCAGCGGCCTCATGATGGCAAACCACACCAATATCTCTTCG CTGTTCGAGCGGACGTGCCGGCAGTACGACAAGCTACGTAAGCGGGAGGCCTTCCTGGAGCAGTTCCGCAAGGAGGACATCTTCAAGGACAACTTTGATGAACTGGACAACTCCCGGGAGATCGTGCAGCAACTGATCGACGAGTATCATGCGGCCACGCGACCCGATTATATTTCCTGGGGCACGCAGGAGCAGTGA
- the RETREG3 gene encoding reticulophagy regulator 3 has protein sequence MAAAAARPAGPGERQRRVQALSAALRGRLGPYEPLLSAVQAALVWERPGRSALCWAAAHGLFGFFALTSLRLVFLVAFTLMVVVCLDQWKNKIWPEIGVARPDELDNESWGYVHPRLLGVPELCHHLAEGWVAGTNFLRNLFIFKRQNPGKFCLLVCGVFTFLAVLGRYIPGLLLSYFLLLFILLWPLAVYHRLGQRMYMKLEPALQRLDFGVRGYMMSKQQEKQLRQRGLNQEATDDGSDSEEELAAFCPKLDDSVVAKELTISDSEHSDAEVSYTENGMFNLSRGQTPLTEGSEDLDGHSDPEESFARDLPDFPSINPEAAGIDDEDDTSIGIPSLAYRPQVTEDLHLPYDQEESGALPSVQNLTNNIAGFVTRGMIQLALSGATQPGSSHSDNPQRGAKTFLRTASSDLDTDAEGDDFELLDQSELNQLDPASSRGQ, from the exons atggcggcggcggcggcgcggcccgccggccccggcgagcGGCAGCGGCGGGTGCAGGCGCTgagcgcggcgctgcgcggccgcctGGGGCCCTACGAGCCGCTGCTGAGCGCGGTGCAGGCCGCGCTGGTGTGGGAGCGGCCGGGCCGCAGCGCGCTGTGCTGGGCGGCGGCGCACGGCCTCTTCGG GTTTTTTGCTCTCACTTCCCTGCGGCTGGTGTTCCTGGTCGCATTCACCCTCATGGTAGTAGTTTGCCTAGATCAGTGGAAGAACAAAATCTGGCCTGAAATTGGAG TGGCAAGACCTGACGAATTAGACAATGAGAG CTGGGGATATGTTCACCCTCGGCTGCTTGGAGTGCCAGAACTGTGTCACCATTTGGCTGAAGGATGGGTGGCTGGGACCAACTTCTTaagaaatctctttattttcaagAGGCAAAACCCTGGCAAG TTTTGCCTTCTAGTATGTGGAGTCTTTACTTTCTTGGCTGTTCTGGGCCGGTACATCCCTGGACTCTTGCTCTCATACTTTCTGT TGCTCTTCATCCTGCTGTGGCCCCTTGCTGTGTACCACAGACTGGGGCAGCGCATGTACATGAAGCTGGAGCCAGCTCTGCAGCGGCTGGATTTCGGTGTTCGAGGCTACATGATGtcaaagcagcaggaaaagcaat TGCGTCAGCGAGGCCTTAATCAGGAGGCTACAGATGATGGGAGTGACAGTGAAGAGGAGCTTGCTGCATTCTGTCCCAAG CTGGATGACTCTGTGGTTGCCAAGGAGCTGACCATCTCTGACTCGGAGCACTCGGATGCTGAGGTTTCCTATACTGAAAATGGAATGTTTAACCTTTCAAGAGGCCAGACTCCACTGACAGAGGGATCCGAAG atCTGGATGGTCACAGTGACCCAGAAGAATCTTTTGCCAGGGATCTCCCTGACTTTCCTTCCATAAATCCAGAAGCAGCTGGCATAGATGATGAAGATGACACCAGCATTGGGATTCCAAGTCTTGCTTACCGCCCACAAGTAACAGAAGATCTACATCTCCCTTATGACCAGGAAGAATCTGGTGCACTGCCATCTGTACAAAATCTCACTAACAACATCGCTGGATTTGTCACCAGAGGGATGATACAGCTTGCACTATCAGGAGCCACTCAGCCAGGCTCTTCACACAGTGACAATCCCCAGAGAGGTGCAAAGACCTTTCTCAGAACAGCCAGCTCAGATTTGGACACTGATGCAGAAGGAGATGACTTTGAACTGCTGGATCAATCTGAGCTGAACCAGCTGGATCCTGCGAGCTCACGGGGCCAATAA
- the PSMC3IP gene encoding homologous-pairing protein 2 homolog, with the protein MSKGREGAAAGGAAAAAVLLRYLREQNRPYSAQDAFGNLQREHGLGKAAVVKALEQLAQQGRVREKAYGKQKIYFADQEQLPAASDAELRGLDADIAARSAEVQALQQSCRHMEAELKDLNGSMTTPEMAREIEELKKDCASYAEKLERIKSATNHVTPEEKEKVCSEQKLYCKEWRRRKRMATELLDAILEGYPKSKKQFFEEVGIETDEDHNVTLPAAV; encoded by the exons ATGAGCAAAGGCCgcgagggcgccgcggcgggcg gggccgccgccgccgccgtcctgCTGCGGTACCTGCGGGAGCAGAACCGGCCCTACAGCGCCCAGGACGCCTTCGGGAACCTGCAGCGGGAGCACGGGCTGGGCAAGgcg GCGGTGGTGAAGGCGCTGGAGCAGCTGGCGCAGCAGGGCCGCGTCCGCGAGAAGGCCTACGGCAAGCAGAAGATCTACTTCGCCGACCAG gagcagctgccggCCGCCAGCGACGCGGAGCTCCGCGGCCTGGACGCGGACATCGCCGCGCGCTCCGCCGAGGTGCAGgcgctgcagcagagctgccgGCACATGGAGGCGG AGCTGAAGGACCTGAACGGCTCCATGACAACCCCTGAGATGGCCAGAGAGATCGAGGAGCTGAAGAAGGACTGTGCGAGTTACGCAGAGAAACTGGAACGGATTAAATCTGCCACCAACCACGTCACTcctgaggagaaagagaag GTTTGCAGCGAGCAGAAGCTGTACTGCAAGGAGTGGCGGAGGAGGAAGCGAATG GCAACTGAGCTGCTTGATGCCATCCTGGAAGGATACCCCAAAAGCAAGAAGCAGTTCTTT GAGGAAGTTGGAATAGAAACCGATGAGGACCATAATGTCACGCTGCCGGCAGCTGTGTGA
- the MLX gene encoding max-like protein X isoform X2 gives MAEPPGAAAEDAWGKVDAAYSDNGLDSDDEDSDYHQEPYKESYKDRRRRAHTQAEQKRRDAIKKGYDDLQAIVPTCQQQDFSIGSQKLSKAIILQKTIDYIQFLHKEKKKQEEEVSTLRKDVMALKIMKVNYEQIVKAHQDNPNEGKDQVSDQVKFNVFQGIMDSLFQSFNASISVTSFQELSACVFSWIEEHCKPQTLRDIVIGVLHQLKSQLY, from the exons ATGGCggagccgcccggcgccgcggccgaggACGCGTGGGGGAAG GTGGACGCTGCCTACAGCGACAATGGGCTGGACTCGG ATGACGAAGACAGTGACTATCACCAAGAGCCCTACAAGGAGTCGTACAAGGACCGGCGCAGGCGAGCACACACTCAGGCGGAGCAGAAGAGGCGGGATGCCATCAAG AAAGGCTACGATGACTTGCAAGCCATTGTTCCCACATGTCAGCAGCAGGATTTCTCCATAGGCTCCCAGAAGCTGAGCAAGGCCATCATCCTTCAGAAAA CCATCGACTACATCCAGTTCCTGcacaaggaaaagaagaaacaagaagaagaagTTTCTACCCTCAGGAAAGACGTGATGGCCTTGAAGATCATGAAAGT GAACTATGAGCAGATTGTGAAAGCTCACCAGGACAACCCAAATGAGGGGAAGGACCAGGTCTCTGACCAGGTGAAGTTCAATGTTTTCCAAGGCATTATGGATTCCCTATTCCAGTCCTTTAATGCCTCCATCTCAGTAACCAGCTTTCAGGAACTCTCAGCGTGTGTCTTCAGCTGGATTGAGGAGCACTGTAAGCCTCAG ACACTACGGGACATTGTGATTGGGGTCCTGCACCAACTGAAGAGTCAGCTGTACTGA
- the MLX gene encoding max-like protein X isoform X1: MAEPPGAAAEDAWGKVDAAYSDNGLDSALFMENTRKGSIVSRANSIGSTSASSVPNTDDEDSDYHQEPYKESYKDRRRRAHTQAEQKRRDAIKKGYDDLQAIVPTCQQQDFSIGSQKLSKAIILQKTIDYIQFLHKEKKKQEEEVSTLRKDVMALKIMKVNYEQIVKAHQDNPNEGKDQVSDQVKFNVFQGIMDSLFQSFNASISVTSFQELSACVFSWIEEHCKPQTLRDIVIGVLHQLKSQLY; the protein is encoded by the exons ATGGCggagccgcccggcgccgcggccgaggACGCGTGGGGGAAG GTGGACGCTGCCTACAGCGACAATGGGCTGGACTCGG CACTCTTTATGGAAAATACTAGGAAAGGAAGCATAGTATCACGAGCCAACAGCATCGGCTCCACCAGTGCCTCTTCTGTCCCCAACACAG ATGACGAAGACAGTGACTATCACCAAGAGCCCTACAAGGAGTCGTACAAGGACCGGCGCAGGCGAGCACACACTCAGGCGGAGCAGAAGAGGCGGGATGCCATCAAG AAAGGCTACGATGACTTGCAAGCCATTGTTCCCACATGTCAGCAGCAGGATTTCTCCATAGGCTCCCAGAAGCTGAGCAAGGCCATCATCCTTCAGAAAA CCATCGACTACATCCAGTTCCTGcacaaggaaaagaagaaacaagaagaagaagTTTCTACCCTCAGGAAAGACGTGATGGCCTTGAAGATCATGAAAGT GAACTATGAGCAGATTGTGAAAGCTCACCAGGACAACCCAAATGAGGGGAAGGACCAGGTCTCTGACCAGGTGAAGTTCAATGTTTTCCAAGGCATTATGGATTCCCTATTCCAGTCCTTTAATGCCTCCATCTCAGTAACCAGCTTTCAGGAACTCTCAGCGTGTGTCTTCAGCTGGATTGAGGAGCACTGTAAGCCTCAG ACACTACGGGACATTGTGATTGGGGTCCTGCACCAACTGAAGAGTCAGCTGTACTGA
- the LOC134151051 gene encoding coenzyme Q-binding protein COQ10 homolog B, mitochondrial-like has protein sequence MAGAGRALPGALRAAAGCDGASRCLGPAGPRRPPARQPARPFLSLVGTGRTSYAEQRVLGYSAKQMYDLVANVKDYQLFVPWCSRSKVLSCRSGVMRAELEVGFPPLVERYISEIYFSTRQIQAVCKDCRLFRHLDTLWRFGPGLPGQQDTCSLDFSISFEFRSVLHSHLASLFLDEVVKQMVSAFEGQAGKLFGPQAAVLPPRHHRATCCT, from the exons atGGCCGGAGCagggcgggcgctgcccggggcgctgcgggcggcagcgggctgCGACGGCGCCTCCCG GTGTCTGGGGCCCGCgggcccccggcggcccccAGCGAGGCAGCCAGCGCGGCCCTTCCTGAGCCTCGTGGGCACCGGGCGCACCAGCTATGCGGAGCAGCGCGTCCTGGG GTACTCGGCCAAGCAGATGTATGACCTGGTGGCCAACGTCAAGGATTATCAGCTCTTCGTGCCGTGGTGCAGCCGCTCCAAAGTGCTGTCGTGCCGCAGCGGGGTCATGCGGGCAGAGCTGGAGGTCGGCTTCCCGCCCCTCGTGGAGCGCTACATCTCTGAGATCTACTTCAGCACCCGGCAGATCCAG GCTGTGTGCAAGGACTGCCGGCTTTTCAGGCACCTGGATACGCTGTGGCGGTttgggccggggctgccggggcagcAGGACACCTGCTCGCTGGACTTCTCT aTCTCCTTCGAGTTCAGGTCAGTGCTGCACTCCCATCTGGCCAGCCTCTTCCTCGACGAGGTGGTGAAGCAGATGGTGTCGGCCTTCGAGGGCCAGGCGGGGAAGCTGTTTGGGCCGCAGGCTGCCGTCCTGCCCCCCCGGCACCACCGGGCAACATGCTGCACCTGA